Proteins encoded in a region of the Campylobacter geochelonis genome:
- a CDS encoding YadA-like family protein, with product MNKAYKHIYKEGVGWVAVSESSSGRSKMSKGSVAVGLGFVQTLKTSFSSTLSSLKSLSFVAALALGISTLPATTYADGFYSDGTTTGMNTTTNKQIALNRNNVGIVTGAGNDTTGAKNTAIGANSGQSVSGNYNNAIGENAGQNVGGSNNTAIGRNAGKNVTSSYNIAIGENAGTGVQTTDTISIGRNSVINGTNSIALGSGARTGKIADTANINKQNKIITDTNAAIAALDKNAADYATKKAELEAVKKTANDELKNIYKASANTVAIGTSARSEVEGGVALGFNSVSSVGKGQVGYDPSKKLTDAQKASGIWTSRQGAVDVGSRQITQLSAGTKDNDAVNVAQLKAAQTKFVSVNSASGGNVNNDGAKGLNSVAIGVSANALGDNSLANGYAAKIGSQADEKEYTTQNKIIADAQKAIESLDKTTADYKDKKAEQDAIIKAANTKLKEIYATNKNALALGVNARTQAVDTLALGTNTRALVEGGIALGSGSLANREKGEIGYDGSGKASTWLRSTEVFTSRNAAFAIGTDSSTRQIIGVAAGSKDTDAVNVGQLKAAQTRFVGVNGTTNNSNYENDGARGTYSIAIGANAKTYDKATDTLYTAEVNKIKAAQTAISKLDRKATDYKTKLKEQNDIIDAARKEITTLDANSERAIALGALATTGAKYAVAIGNNSLADSESATALGNGAKALKENATALGKEAKALEENSVAIGNASNAIGLDSIAIGNSSVANEKAVAISGSASKGGVAIGRGAYARLMPESEDKMLSFGKEQIAGVAIGYGTITRAGAVDIGQRDYRGLIGDADYTGKRIEDIQNSIGTTTVGANSFNSGMFASINGSYSSISKLDQKPTSSLINRLYNLSIAGQGLGATISGSLNSIENRNENKKYSGIGNSIVGFVNKTHLSNASVIIGTANEITNSYLDVDNNPPIDDLTSASSAKDLQDKLMKYAQSEKLGSVLVMGGSNKSDSALFSQVQGVGNILNGKGSTKNLKFNKDGIYPGYSTFNYINGFENTANDVNRLVSIGTNNKITNADNNFVLGNNYNLAGTETARAENNVIIGFNSKKDNGNLSESLKNSIGIGTDVKLGAENTIAIGTGAQATAKNAISIGTGNIVSGANSGAFGDPSIINAANSYSVGNNNAIGKTSENVFVLGNNVVLGGTKDALGKFTDGDSVSGAVALGNKTNVTVADGVALGSGSVASVDKGVVGYDVATKKASTYESATWKSTHSAVSIGKADGTITRQITGVAAGFNDTDAVNVAQLKALNTSISTAVESSKIHYVSIKEGATEKDKNYDNNGATGEGAIAIGSAAMVNGDYSVAVGSNAGYKSEEGKYNNYFGGYAGSQAKGNNNTYIGDHAGFKSDSSVVDVTNKQTRTGYSVAIGDSAGQEAIGNSNTFVGSIAGYKVNGFRNTSLGYNAGASTTGNNNLALGNEAGILTTGGSNIAQGFQAGKNTKGNMNFASGYQAGVYTEGDGNIALGVYAGIDIKLNPDGKAVITNGNETILDETKKVKGNYNTAIGFASGSAVTANYNTAIGFASGIASGLSLSEKGEVKDGKNIALGFGTGNLVKSANNLAIGVNAGVNVNTKGTVTSGNHIAIGVGAGSNLLSGNDSVSIGTNAGIGMILGQRNVAIGYGAGSNLSSRKQGVQGTDNTAVGGSAGQGVVGGNNSAFGASAGLDVIGDRNSAFGTSAGFGVTGSNSTAIGRYAGSNVVGSSNIAIGEFAGRGFTTNRLSANEAISIGKNATAKGNLTIAFGKGAIAGAYDENIVNGYNNEIVAAKIAINGLDKTAADYSAKLREQNDKIKKATDELNKLLAENSNAIAIGTGAQATAENSISIGTGNKVSGKNSGAFGDPNEVSGTGSYAIGNNNTIKANDAFVLGSGVTNEVEGSVVLGNGSTVEKAVATKSVTINGKTYNFAGANPVSTVSVGSSGKERTITNVAAGRISASSTDAINGSQLYATNLAIASISATANTNITNLENKVNAGFNIQTDSSTTENIAMGDTVTINGDSKNIKVTNDGKKIKVSLAKNITEIASLTTTAGIVLDNGGIKLNNDGKGNKKITGLADGEKPNDAVNYSQLQEVKNQIGTSSTAVATNPVSVKTAPTAKGDDSLAVGMGAKTTNNNSVALGTNATSSGKNSVALGAGSNDGGRANTVSVGSAGKERTISNVAAGVYGTDAVNLNQLNAGLQNVYNQIGEYQDEARAGTASAIALGSLGQATIPGKGMFGVGGGSYQGQSAVSVGVSKMSDDGKWVFKAGASYDSQRNIGTGASINFHF from the coding sequence AGCTACTACTTATGCAGACGGTTTTTATAGTGATGGAACAACAACAGGGATGAACACCACTACAAATAAACAAATAGCATTGAATAGAAACAATGTAGGCATAGTAACAGGTGCAGGAAATGATACAACTGGAGCTAAAAATACTGCAATAGGTGCAAATTCAGGTCAATCTGTTAGCGGTAATTATAACAACGCTATAGGAGAAAATGCCGGTCAAAACGTTGGTGGTTCAAACAATACCGCCATAGGTAGAAATGCAGGAAAAAATGTAACTAGTTCTTATAATATTGCCATAGGAGAGAATGCTGGTACTGGAGTTCAAACAACTGACACGATTTCTATAGGTAGAAACTCGGTTATTAACGGAACTAATTCTATAGCACTTGGTTCTGGTGCAAGAACTGGTAAAATTGCAGATACAGCAAATATCAATAAACAAAATAAGATTATAACAGATACAAATGCAGCTATTGCAGCTTTAGATAAAAATGCAGCTGATTATGCTACTAAAAAAGCAGAGTTAGAAGCGGTAAAAAAGACAGCAAATGATGAGTTAAAAAATATCTATAAAGCTAGTGCAAATACTGTAGCAATAGGAACAAGTGCAAGAAGTGAAGTAGAAGGTGGAGTAGCTCTTGGTTTTAATTCGGTTTCGAGTGTAGGAAAAGGTCAAGTTGGATATGATCCAAGCAAGAAATTAACAGATGCTCAAAAAGCTTCAGGTATTTGGACATCAAGACAAGGAGCTGTTGATGTTGGAAGCAGACAAATTACTCAGCTAAGCGCAGGAACAAAAGATAATGATGCAGTAAATGTGGCTCAACTAAAAGCAGCGCAAACAAAATTTGTAAGTGTAAACTCAGCAAGTGGAGGAAATGTTAATAACGATGGAGCTAAAGGATTAAATTCAGTAGCAATAGGAGTTAGTGCTAATGCTTTAGGAGATAACTCACTAGCAAATGGATATGCTGCTAAAATAGGTTCGCAAGCAGATGAGAAAGAATACACAACTCAAAATAAAATAATAGCAGATGCTCAAAAAGCGATAGAGAGCTTAGATAAAACTACAGCTGATTATAAAGATAAAAAGGCAGAACAAGATGCAATAATAAAAGCGGCAAACACTAAACTAAAAGAAATTTATGCCACAAATAAAAATGCACTTGCCTTAGGAGTTAATGCAAGAACACAAGCAGTAGATACACTTGCTTTAGGAACTAATACAAGAGCGCTTGTAGAAGGTGGAATTGCTCTTGGTTCAGGCTCACTTGCAAATAGAGAAAAAGGAGAAATAGGATATGATGGAAGTGGAAAAGCATCTACATGGCTTAGATCTACTGAAGTTTTTACATCTCGAAATGCAGCCTTTGCTATTGGAACAGATAGCAGTACAAGACAAATAATAGGAGTAGCAGCAGGTAGTAAAGATACAGATGCTGTAAATGTCGGTCAGTTAAAAGCAGCACAAACAAGATTTGTAGGCGTAAATGGTACAACAAACAACTCTAATTATGAAAATGATGGAGCAAGAGGGACTTATTCGATAGCAATTGGTGCTAATGCAAAAACATACGATAAAGCAACAGATACTTTATATACTGCAGAAGTAAATAAAATAAAAGCAGCTCAAACTGCAATAAGCAAATTAGATAGAAAAGCAACTGATTATAAAACAAAGCTAAAAGAGCAAAATGATATTATAGATGCAGCTAGAAAAGAAATAACTACATTAGATGCAAATTCAGAAAGAGCAATAGCTTTAGGGGCTTTAGCTACAACTGGAGCTAAATATGCAGTCGCAATAGGAAATAATTCATTGGCTGATTCAGAAAGTGCAACAGCTTTAGGAAATGGAGCAAAAGCGTTAAAAGAGAACGCAACGGCTCTAGGAAAAGAAGCAAAAGCGTTAGAAGAAAATTCAGTGGCGATAGGAAATGCTTCAAATGCAATAGGTTTAGATTCAATAGCAATAGGAAATAGTTCAGTCGCTAATGAAAAAGCAGTAGCGATATCAGGAAGTGCAAGTAAAGGTGGAGTTGCTATAGGAAGAGGAGCATATGCAAGACTAATGCCTGAAAGTGAAGATAAAATGTTGTCATTTGGAAAAGAGCAAATAGCTGGAGTTGCCATAGGATATGGAACAATAACAAGAGCTGGAGCTGTTGATATAGGACAAAGAGATTATAGAGGTTTAATCGGAGATGCAGATTATACAGGAAAAAGGATAGAAGATATTCAAAATTCTATAGGAACTACAACAGTTGGTGCAAATTCATTTAACAGTGGAATGTTTGCTTCGATTAATGGTTCGTATTCATCTATATCAAAACTTGATCAAAAACCAACAAGTAGTTTGATAAATAGACTATATAATCTAAGTATCGCAGGTCAAGGGCTAGGCGCAACAATCTCAGGATCATTAAATAGTATTGAAAATCGCAATGAAAATAAAAAATATTCAGGTATAGGAAATAGCATAGTAGGATTTGTAAACAAAACTCACTTAAGTAATGCTTCTGTTATAATAGGAACAGCAAATGAGATAACAAATTCATATTTAGATGTTGATAATAACCCACCTATAGACGACTTAACCAGTGCATCATCAGCTAAAGACTTACAAGATAAACTGATGAAATATGCTCAAAGTGAAAAACTTGGTTCAGTTCTTGTTATGGGCGGATCAAACAAGTCCGACTCAGCACTATTTTCTCAAGTTCAAGGTGTTGGAAATATATTAAATGGTAAAGGTAGCACAAAAAATTTAAAATTTAATAAAGATGGTATTTATCCAGGATATAGTACATTTAACTATATAAATGGTTTTGAAAATACAGCAAATGATGTAAATCGTTTAGTATCAATTGGAACAAATAATAAAATTACAAATGCTGATAATAACTTTGTATTAGGAAATAACTATAATTTAGCAGGGACTGAAACTGCTAGAGCAGAAAATAATGTCATAATCGGATTTAATAGTAAAAAAGATAACGGAAATTTATCAGAAAGCTTAAAGAATTCTATCGGCATAGGAACAGATGTAAAACTTGGTGCTGAAAATACTATAGCCATAGGAACAGGAGCACAAGCAACTGCTAAAAACGCTATTTCAATAGGAACTGGCAACATCGTAAGCGGAGCAAACTCAGGCGCATTTGGAGATCCAAGTATCATAAATGCGGCTAACTCATACTCAGTTGGTAACAACAACGCTATAGGAAAAACATCTGAAAATGTATTTGTCTTAGGAAACAACGTAGTATTAGGCGGAACTAAAGATGCTTTGGGTAAATTTACAGATGGAGACTCTGTTAGTGGTGCAGTCGCGCTTGGTAACAAAACAAATGTAACTGTAGCTGATGGCGTTGCTCTTGGTAGCGGTTCAGTCGCTTCGGTAGATAAAGGAGTAGTTGGATACGATGTAGCAACTAAAAAAGCTTCAACATACGAATCAGCAACTTGGAAATCAACTCATAGTGCAGTTTCAATCGGTAAAGCAGATGGAACTATAACTAGACAAATCACAGGCGTAGCAGCTGGATTTAACGATACAGACGCGGTAAACGTGGCACAACTTAAAGCTTTAAATACATCTATATCCACAGCCGTAGAAAGTAGCAAAATACACTATGTTAGTATAAAAGAAGGCGCAACAGAAAAAGATAAAAATTATGATAACAATGGAGCAACAGGTGAGGGAGCTATTGCTATAGGGTCTGCGGCTATGGTTAATGGGGATTATAGTGTAGCAGTAGGTAGCAACGCCGGCTATAAATCGGAAGAAGGAAAATATAATAATTATTTTGGTGGATATGCTGGAAGTCAAGCAAAAGGTAATAACAACACATATATAGGCGACCATGCTGGATTTAAATCAGATTCAAGTGTTGTTGATGTAACAAACAAACAAACGCGCACTGGATATAGCGTAGCTATAGGAGATAGTGCTGGACAAGAAGCTATAGGGAATTCAAATACCTTTGTAGGTTCAATAGCTGGCTATAAAGTAAATGGCTTTAGAAATACATCGCTTGGATATAATGCAGGTGCAAGCACAACAGGTAATAACAACTTAGCATTGGGTAATGAAGCTGGTATTTTAACAACTGGAGGTTCAAATATAGCTCAAGGTTTCCAAGCTGGAAAAAACACTAAGGGCAACATGAACTTCGCTTCAGGTTATCAAGCAGGTGTATATACTGAGGGAGATGGTAATATTGCTTTAGGTGTATATGCTGGGATAGATATTAAGCTTAATCCTGATGGAAAAGCAGTAATTACTAATGGTAATGAAACCATTCTTGATGAAACTAAAAAAGTAAAAGGTAACTATAACACTGCTATAGGTTTTGCTTCTGGTTCTGCAGTAACTGCTAACTATAACACAGCTATAGGTTTTGCTTCTGGAATAGCTTCTGGATTATCCTTAAGTGAAAAAGGAGAAGTGAAAGATGGAAAAAATATTGCTTTAGGCTTTGGTACCGGAAATCTTGTAAAGTCAGCTAATAACTTGGCTATAGGTGTTAATGCTGGAGTAAATGTCAACACAAAAGGCACTGTAACAAGTGGAAATCATATAGCTATCGGTGTTGGTGCAGGTTCAAACCTTCTAAGTGGAAATGATAGCGTATCTATAGGAACAAATGCTGGTATTGGTATGATTCTTGGACAAAGAAATGTTGCCATAGGTTATGGTGCTGGTTCTAACTTAAGTTCTAGAAAACAAGGAGTGCAAGGCACAGATAACACTGCGGTTGGAGGTAGCGCTGGACAAGGTGTAGTTGGTGGAAACAACTCTGCGTTTGGTGCTTCAGCTGGTCTTGATGTGATAGGAGATAGAAACTCTGCGTTTGGTACTTCGGCAGGATTTGGCGTAACTGGTTCAAACAGTACTGCTATTGGTAGATATGCTGGTAGTAATGTTGTTGGAAGTAGCAACATTGCTATAGGAGAATTTGCCGGAAGAGGATTTACAACAAATAGATTGAGTGCTAACGAAGCTATATCTATAGGTAAAAATGCAACCGCCAAAGGAAATTTAACTATAGCATTTGGAAAAGGCGCTATAGCTGGTGCATACGATGAAAATATTGTAAATGGTTACAATAACGAAATAGTTGCTGCAAAGATAGCTATAAATGGACTTGACAAAACTGCGGCTGATTATTCTGCTAAATTAAGAGAGCAAAATGATAAAATTAAAAAAGCAACAGATGAATTGAATAAACTTTTAGCGGAAAATTCAAACGCTATCGCTATCGGAACAGGCGCACAAGCTACAGCTGAAAATTCTATAAGCATAGGAACTGGCAATAAAGTAAGTGGTAAAAATTCAGGCGCATTTGGAGATCCAAATGAAGTGAGTGGAACAGGTTCTTATGCTATAGGTAATAACAACACTATAAAAGCAAACGATGCCTTTGTTTTAGGAAGCGGTGTAACAAACGAAGTTGAAGGTTCAGTTGTCTTAGGAAATGGTTCGACTGTTGAAAAAGCAGTTGCAACAAAAAGTGTGACAATTAACGGTAAGACTTATAATTTTGCAGGAGCAAACCCAGTTTCAACAGTAAGCGTTGGTAGCAGTGGCAAAGAGCGAACTATAACAAATGTAGCAGCTGGTCGTATTTCAGCCTCTTCAACAGATGCGATAAATGGCTCTCAGCTTTACGCTACAAATTTAGCTATAGCTTCTATAAGCGCTACTGCCAACACTAACATTACCAATTTAGAAAACAAAGTCAATGCAGGCTTTAATATCCAAACTGACAGTAGTACAACAGAAAACATAGCTATGGGAGATACTGTAACAATTAATGGCGATAGTAAGAACATAAAAGTTACCAACGATGGCAAAAAGATCAAAGTATCCCTTGCTAAAAACATAACAGAGATTGCTAGTCTTACTACAACCGCTGGCATCGTCTTGGATAATGGCGGTATAAAATTAAACAATGATGGAAAAGGCAACAAAAAGATAACAGGCTTAGCAGATGGAGAAAAACCAAACGACGCAGTTAACTACTCTCAACTACAAGAGGTTAAAAACCAAATCGGCACTTCATCAACCGCAGTGGCTACAAATCCAGTTAGCGTAAAAACCGCGCCAACAGCCAAAGGCGATGATAGCTTAGCAGTTGGTATGGGAGCAAAAACAACCAACAACAACTCAGTCGCACTTGGCACAAACGCAACATCAAGTGGCAAAAACTCAGTCGCACTTGGAGCTGGTTCAAACGATGGCGGCAGAGCTAACACAGTATCAGTTGGCTCAGCTGGAAAAGAACGAACCATAAGCAACGTAGCTGCCGGAGTTTACGGCACCGACGCGGTTAATCTAAACCAACTAAACGCTGGACTTCAAAACGTATATAACCAAATCGGCGAGTATCAAGACGAAGCTAGAGCTGGAACAGCTTCTGCTATCGCTTTAGGAAGTTTAGGTCAAGCAACAATCCCTGGTAAAGGTATGTTTGGTGTGGGCGGTGGCTCATATCAAGGACAAAGTGCTGTATCTGTGGGTGTGTCAAAGATGTCTGATGATGGCAAATGGGTCTTTAAAGCAGGTGCGTCATATGACTCACAGCGAAACATCGGCACAGGCGCATCTATAAACTTCCATTTCTAG
- a CDS encoding outer membrane protein assembly factor BamE: protein MKKRLIIISAVILMFALQGCVTKTSDNVPDNGILSADEVKFPEFDDAWIERGAFPRINDLKKIKAGMDKDNIRLLIGHPHYPAGLLGVREWDYLFNFRTKDGVKQCQYKVVFDKDYIAQSFFWKSVECEKLANAQAL from the coding sequence ATGAAAAAAAGATTGATTATAATTTCGGCTGTGATTTTAATGTTTGCGCTTCAAGGTTGTGTAACAAAAACAAGTGATAATGTTCCAGATAATGGCATTTTAAGCGCCGATGAAGTGAAATTTCCAGAATTTGATGATGCGTGGATAGAGCGTGGCGCATTCCCGAGGATAAACGACTTAAAAAAGATAAAAGCCGGTATGGATAAGGACAACATTCGCTTACTTATCGGACATCCACACTATCCAGCTGGGCTACTTGGCGTGCGCGAGTGGGACTATTTGTTTAACTTTAGAACTAAAGATGGTGTAAAACAGTGTCAGTATAAAGTCGTGTTTGATAAAGACTACATAGCTCAAAGCTTTTTTTGGAAAAGCGTTGAGTGTGAAAAACTAGCCAACGCTCAAGCTCTATAA
- the mraY gene encoding phospho-N-acetylmuramoyl-pentapeptide-transferase has protein sequence MFYFLYETFGINIFSYITVRTGLAFFLSFIFSVYFMPKFITWAKEKKANQPIYELAPKTHQCKNSTPTMGGIVFALSAVVATLLSANLTNIFVLTGLLILLGFGYIGFKDDYAKITCGKNHDGMSARVKFGYQISFSLLIAIVLYTFTNLDSNFYLPFYKHPIFNMSFLAIVFWTLVITASSNAVNLTDGLDGLATIPSVFSLSTLGVFLYLSGHAVLSQYLLLPKVVGIGEVCIICGALVGSMLGFLWYNCYPAEVFMGDSGSLSVGAFIGYCGVISKNELLLIIIGFVFVMETLSVILQVGSFKIFKKRIFLMAPIHHHFELKGWVENKIIVRFWIIALIVNIIALTSLKLR, from the coding sequence ATGTTTTATTTTTTATATGAAACTTTTGGTATAAATATCTTTAGCTACATCACCGTTAGGACGGGCTTGGCGTTTTTTTTATCGTTTATTTTTTCCGTATATTTTATGCCTAAATTTATAACTTGGGCGAAAGAAAAAAAGGCAAACCAGCCTATCTACGAACTCGCACCCAAAACTCATCAGTGTAAAAACTCAACACCCACAATGGGCGGAATCGTCTTTGCTCTAAGTGCTGTTGTTGCGACACTTTTAAGTGCAAATTTAACAAACATCTTCGTTCTTACTGGGCTTTTGATTTTACTTGGCTTTGGATATATCGGCTTTAAAGATGACTACGCGAAAATCACCTGTGGCAAGAACCACGATGGGATGAGCGCTAGAGTCAAATTTGGCTATCAAATTTCGTTTTCTTTGCTTATCGCTATCGTTCTTTATACTTTTACAAATTTAGATAGCAACTTTTATCTACCTTTTTACAAACATCCTATTTTTAATATGTCTTTTTTAGCCATAGTTTTTTGGACTTTGGTTATCACAGCTAGTTCAAATGCAGTAAATTTAACCGATGGGCTTGATGGCTTAGCTACCATTCCATCGGTATTTTCACTCTCTACTCTTGGCGTTTTTTTATATCTTAGCGGGCATGCTGTTTTAAGCCAGTATCTACTCTTGCCAAAAGTTGTAGGTATCGGCGAAGTGTGTATAATCTGTGGTGCGCTAGTTGGCTCTATGCTTGGATTTTTGTGGTATAACTGCTATCCGGCTGAAGTTTTTATGGGCGATAGCGGGAGCTTGAGCGTTGGTGCGTTTATCGGATACTGTGGCGTTATAAGCAAAAATGAACTTTTGCTTATCATCATCGGATTTGTCTTTGTTATGGAAACGCTCTCTGTGATTTTGCAAGTTGGAAGCTTTAAAATTTTTAAAAAACGGATATTTTTAATGGCGCCTATTCATCACCATTTTGAGCTTAAAGGTTGGGTTGAAAACAAGATAATAGTGCGTTTTTGGATAATTGCTTTGATAGTTAATATCATCGCTTTAACATCTTTAAAATTAAGATAA
- the murD gene encoding UDP-N-acetylmuramoyl-L-alanine--D-glutamate ligase translates to MRSLFGYGLTTKAIAKSGGWSIYDDKFKSMAKDDFGNSLLPPSEFDAQKSELEIPSPGFPRTHRLAKEAKNLISEYDFFRNTSPTKVWISGTNGKTTTTQMSQFLLKNFGSVMGGNVGTPLAALDKNAKIWILETSSFTIHYTKFAYPKIYALLPVTPDHLSWHGDMSEYVKAKLKPLSMMDSTCTAIVPKIYANTPSRARILSYENDADLAKICGIDIDNVKFKIPFLMDALMALCVQKLLVGEADVALLNEFEIEKNRIEEFHDRFSRLWVNDTKATNLDATIQAVRRYKELKIRLILGGDDKGVDLHELFDSFLGLDLEIYAIGSNTDKLMALANQYGFKATRCEVLETAVNKIALNLANSGEVALLSPACASLDQFSSYAQRGDKFKEFVANL, encoded by the coding sequence ATGAGAAGTTTGTTTGGATATGGTTTGACAACAAAAGCCATCGCAAAAAGCGGCGGTTGGAGCATATATGATGATAAATTTAAAAGCATGGCAAAAGATGACTTTGGAAACTCACTTTTACCTCCAAGTGAATTTGATGCGCAAAAAAGCGAACTTGAAATCCCAAGCCCAGGCTTTCCACGCACTCACAGGCTAGCAAAAGAAGCTAAAAATCTCATAAGCGAATACGACTTTTTTAGAAACACATCGCCTACAAAAGTCTGGATAAGTGGGACTAATGGCAAGACTACAACCACGCAGATGAGCCAGTTTTTGCTTAAAAACTTTGGCTCGGTTATGGGAGGAAATGTTGGGACTCCGCTAGCCGCACTAGATAAAAACGCAAAAATTTGGATACTAGAGACCAGCTCATTTACAATCCACTACACCAAATTCGCCTATCCTAAAATTTACGCCCTGCTTCCAGTTACGCCAGATCACTTAAGCTGGCATGGAGATATGAGCGAGTATGTTAAAGCTAAGCTTAAACCTCTTTCTATGATGGATAGCACCTGCACCGCAATCGTGCCTAAAATCTATGCTAACACACCATCTCGCGCGAGAATTTTAAGCTATGAAAACGACGCAGACTTAGCTAAAATTTGTGGCATTGATATAGATAACGTGAAATTTAAAATCCCATTTTTAATGGATGCTTTAATGGCGCTTTGCGTGCAAAAACTGCTTGTTGGCGAGGCTGATGTGGCGCTTTTGAATGAATTTGAGATAGAAAAAAACCGCATAGAAGAATTTCACGATAGGTTTTCAAGGCTTTGGGTAAATGACACGAAGGCTACGAATTTAGACGCGACAATCCAAGCCGTTAGAAGATATAAAGAGTTAAAAATTCGCTTGATTTTAGGTGGCGATGATAAAGGCGTGGACTTGCACGAGCTTTTTGACTCGTTTTTAGGGCTTGATTTAGAAATTTATGCTATCGGTTCAAACACAGATAAACTTATGGCTTTAGCTAACCAATACGGCTTTAAAGCCACTCGTTGCGAAGTGCTAGAAACTGCAGTGAATAAAATCGCCTTAAATTTAGCAAACTCTGGCGAAGTCGCACTTCTAAGCCCAGCTTGCGCGAGCCTAGATCAGTTTAGCTCATACGCACAGCGTGGAGATAAATTTAAGGAATTTGTAGCGAATTTATAA
- a CDS encoding tyrosine-type recombinase/integrase: MIICTVDIQKIKERAGFKVQPDVVIELFELPTFYNKIYREILYPNLQIRVKKNKKRGQKYTKTFYFVGKDKKLTLLGKFPELKFRNAIRAVENLKTVAPKIEQTTLKSAYERFKIQLCSNLKQSTITKNDKLFKTLMAFHNKPLKSIKKSDFIEICNTYYKQQKYNTAEQTFNLARSILSFSVATGLLSDNPLKDVKFRQIFAITKGEYGYLPTEDTVALCSLIKYIYNYSNTKSVRNALILGLLTGLRSKNVRELKKSQLHQNENGYFLEFSANETKANRAEKLGIPPKLALWLNSLKTNNDFFFTGATGKILSDGSLSNALRPYSNLEFHEGSRFVFHSFRKVLSSFCGKELGLNSRLAIEKCLFHDISSTLGSSTHGTYDKSTYENDTRKVLEFWLGYICKVGEIDVLE, from the coding sequence ATGATTATTTGTACTGTCGATATCCAAAAAATAAAAGAACGTGCTGGATTCAAAGTCCAACCCGACGTCGTTATCGAATTATTCGAGCTTCCTACATTTTATAACAAAATTTATCGAGAAATTTTGTACCCAAATTTGCAAATTAGGGTTAAAAAAAATAAAAAAAGAGGTCAAAAATATACAAAAACATTCTATTTTGTTGGAAAAGACAAAAAATTAACGCTTTTGGGCAAATTTCCAGAACTAAAATTTAGAAACGCAATAAGAGCAGTTGAAAATTTGAAAACAGTTGCCCCTAAAATCGAGCAAACCACTCTAAAATCGGCGTATGAGCGATTTAAAATACAACTATGTTCGAATTTGAAACAAAGCACCATTACAAAAAATGACAAACTGTTTAAAACTCTGATGGCTTTTCATAATAAACCGCTAAAATCAATAAAGAAGTCCGATTTTATCGAGATTTGCAACACTTATTACAAACAACAAAAATATAATACGGCTGAGCAAACGTTCAACCTTGCACGCTCAATTTTGTCATTTTCAGTTGCAACTGGGCTATTATCTGATAACCCATTAAAAGATGTCAAATTTCGCCAAATTTTCGCAATTACGAAAGGCGAATATGGCTATTTGCCAACAGAGGATACAGTTGCCTTATGCTCTTTAATTAAATATATCTATAATTATTCCAACACAAAAAGTGTCCGAAATGCCCTTATTTTGGGACTTTTAACGGGGCTGCGAAGTAAAAACGTAAGAGAGCTGAAAAAAAGCCAGTTACATCAAAATGAAAACGGTTATTTTCTTGAATTTTCAGCAAACGAAACAAAAGCAAATAGAGCCGAAAAATTGGGAATCCCCCCCAAATTGGCACTTTGGCTAAATTCACTTAAAACAAACAACGACTTCTTTTTTACCGGTGCCACGGGCAAAATTCTAAGCGACGGCAGTCTAAGCAACGCCCTTAGACCTTATTCAAATCTGGAATTTCACGAGGGTTCAAGGTTCGTTTTTCATTCATTTAGAAAGGTTTTGAGCAGTTTTTGCGGAAAAGAGCTAGGTTTAAATTCGAGACTAGCCATCGAGAAGTGCCTATTTCACGACATTTCAAGCACCTTAGGAAGCTCGACACACGGCACCTACGATAAAAGCACATATGAAAATGACACTCGAAAAGTGCTTGAATTTTGGCTGGGCTATATTTGCAAGGTGGGAGAAATCGATGTTTTGGAATAA